One Malus sylvestris chromosome 14, drMalSylv7.2, whole genome shotgun sequence DNA segment encodes these proteins:
- the LOC126600944 gene encoding cytochrome P450 71AP13 — MAPLQLLKEPSLVLAFSFLILLLKFFLKDKSGKRKLKLPPSPPKLPVIGNLHQLRNKPHISLRRLAEKYGPLIYLQLGEIPTVVVSSARVAKEVLKTHDLALSSRPQIFSAKHLFYNCTDVVFSPYSAYWRHIRKICILELLSAKRVQSYSHVREEEVARLVCRVAESYPGTSNLTKILGLYANDVLCRIAFGRGFSEGGDYDRHGFQKMLEEYQELLGGFSIGDFFPSMEFIHSLTGMKSRLQETFRRFDELFDQMVTDHLNPNREKEKHKDLVDVLLDVQKSESAEIPLTMDNVKAIILDMFAAGTDTTFITLDWGMTELLMNPKVLGRAQAEVRGVVGERRVVLESDLSQLDYLKDVIKEIFRLHPPAPVLVPRESMEDVSIDGYNIPAKTRIFVNAWAIGRDPESWENPETFEPERFIGSTIDFKGQDYELLPFGAGRRGCPAITFGTATIELALAQLLHSFDWELPPGTTAKDLDLAEVFGITMHRIDNLIVVARPRFP, encoded by the exons ATGGCTCCTCTTCAATTGCTAAAGGAACCCTCTTTGGTTCTTGCATTCAGTTTCCTCATATTGTTGCTCAAGTTTTTCCTTAAGGATAAGTCAGGGAAAAGAAAACTCAAACTTCCACCAAGCCCTCCGAAGCTGCCTGTCATCGGTAACCTTCACCAGCTCAGAAACAAACCTCACATATCTCTTCGCCGCTTGGCAGAGAAGTACGGTCCACTAATTTACTTACAACTTGGTGAGATCCCAACTGTGGTGGTTTCATCGGCTAGAGTAGCCAAGGAAGTACTGAAAACCCATGACCTCGCGTTATCAAGCCGTCCACAAATCTTTTCTGCCAAACACCTCTTCTATAATTGCACAGATGTTGTCTTCTCCCCTTACAGCGCTTATTGGAGGCATATCCGTAAGATTTGCATACTTGAGCTACTAAGTGCCAAACGTGTGCAATCTTATAGCCATGTTAGAGAAGAAGAAGTTGCTCGTCTGGTTTGTCGAGTTGCAGAGTCTTATCCCGGCACCTCCAATCTGACCAAGATACTTGGATTGTATGCAAATGATGTTCTCTGTCGAATAGCATTTGGAAGGGGTTTTTCAGAAGGTGGAGACTATGATCGGCATGGGTTCCAAAAGATGCTTGAGGAATACCAGGAATTGCTTGGAGGATTTTCTATTGGAGATTTCTTCCCTTCCATGGAGTTTATACACAGCTTAACAGGAATGAAATCGAGACTTCAAGAGACTTTCCGGCGCTTTGATGAACTTTTCGACCAGATGGTGACTGATCATCTCAATCCcaatagagaaaaagagaagcaCAAGGATCTCGTAGATGTTTTACTTGACGTACAGAAAAGCGAATCTGCTGAAATACCTCTCACCATGGATAATGTCAAGGCTATTATCTTG GACATGTTTGCTGCAGGAACTGACACAACTTTCATCACCCTCGATTGGGGAATGACAGAGCTTTTGATGAACCCCAAAGTACTGGGAAGAGCGCAAGCAGAAGTACGAGGAGTTGTTGGAGAAAGAAGAGTTGTGTTAGAGAGTGATCTGTCTCAGCTGGACTACCTGAAAGATGTAATCAAAGAGATATTTAGATTGCATCCACCTGCTCCAGTACTAGTCCCTAGAGAATCCATGGAAGATGTAAGCATCGATGGCTATAATATTCCAGCCAAAACAAGAATTTTTGTCAATGCCTGGGCAATAGGGAGGGACCCGGAATCTTGGGAAAATCCAGAAACGTTTGAACCAGAAAGATTCATAGGTAGCACTATAGACTTCAAGGGGCAGGATTATGAGCTTTTACCTTTTGGGGCTGGTAGAAGAGGTTGTCCAGCTATTACGTTCGGAACAGCAACCATTGAGCTTGCCCTAGCTCAACTTCTGCATAGCTTTGATTGGGAACTTCCTCCGGGTACTACCGCTAAAGATTTGGACCTGGCAGAAGTTTTTGGTATCACAATGCACAGGATAGACAATCTGATTGTTGTCGCCAGACCAAGGTTTCCCTGA